CCACCCCCTTCCAGATCAAGGGCGTGAACTTCTCCATCTCCTCCGCCTGCGCCACCAGCGCCCACTGCATCGGCCAGGCCATGGAGCAGATCCAGCTGGGCAAGCAGGACATGGTCTTCGCCGGCGGCGGCGAGGAAGAGCACTGGAGCCAGAGCTGCCTGTTCGACGCCATGGGTGCCCTGTCCACCCAGTACAACGAGACCCCCGAGCGCGCTTCCCGCGCCTACGACGCCAAGCGTGACGGTTTCGTCATCGCCGGCGGCGGCGGCATGGTGGTGGTCGAGGAGCTCGAGCACGCCCTGAAGCGCGGCGCCAAGATCTACGCCGAAATCGTCGGCTACGGCGCCACTTCCGATGGCTACGACATGGTCGCCCCGAGCGGCGAAGGCGCCATCCGCTGCATGCAGCAGGCGTTGTCCACCGTCGACACCCCCATCGACTACCTGAACACCCACGGCACCTCCACCCCGGTGGGCGACGTTGCGGAGATCCGCGGCGTGCGTGAAGTGTTCGGCGACAAGGCCCCGGCCATCAGCTCCACCAAGAGCCTGTCCGGCCACAGCCTGGGCGCCGCTGGCGTGCAGGAAGCCATCTACTGCCTGCTGATGATGGAAGGCCAGTTCATGGCCGGCTCCGCCAACATCGACGAACTGGACCCGGAAGTGGCCGACCTGCCGATCCTGCGCGAAACCCGCGAAGGCGCGAAAGTCGACACCGTGATGTCCAACAGCTTCGGCTTCGGCGGCACCAACGCCACCCTGGTGCTGCGTCGTTTCAACGGCTGATCGCCACGGCCATCGCCGTACTCAAGACAAAGGGCGCCGCAAGGCGCCCTTTTTCTTTGGTCTGTCCCGCCCTGTCGCCCAGGCTCCTCAGGCCGCCTCGCGCCCACCGTCCGCCTTGGCGCGGCTGCCGATACGCGGCAGCAGCATGGGGACCTGCCGCCGGTACTCGGCGTATTCGGGGTGGGCGCGAACCAGGTCCCGCTCTTCGAGCCGGATGGCCGCCAGGATGTAGAGGCTGGTGAGAACCGCGAACAGCAGGTGCGCCGCGCTCATGGTCGGGGTGGCCCAGAAGCAGAGGAACCAGCCGAGGTAGAGGGGGTGGCGCACCAGCTTGTAGGCGCCGGGTACCTTGAACGCCAGATTGGTGTAGGGCCGACCCAGCAGCTGCAACCAGACCTGGCGCAGGCCGAACAGGTCGAAGTGGTTGATCAGCAGCGTCGCGTACAGCACCAGCGCCCAGCCGAAGCCGAAGACCGCGCCCATCACCAGTCGCCCGGAGCGGTTCTCTATCACCCAGATTTCGCCGCCCAGGGGCTGCCAGAAGCTGTAGAGCAGGATCAGCGCCAGGCTGGAGAAGAGCACATAGGTGCTGCGTTCCGCCGCTTCGGGAATCCAGCGCGTCCACCAGGCCTTGAAGGCGGGCCGGGCCATCAGGCTGTGCTGCACGGCGAACAGTCCCAGCAGCAGCACGTCGATGCCCAGTGCCGTCCAGAACGG
This genomic window from Pseudomonas furukawaii contains:
- the fabB gene encoding beta-ketoacyl-ACP synthase I: MRRVVITGLGIVSCLGNDKATVSENLRAGRSGIRHNPSYAEMGLRSQVSGSVNLNLEELIDRKIFRFMGDAAAYAYLAMQQAIEDAGLTAEQISNPRVGLIAGSGGASTLNQMEAIDILREKGVKRIGPYRVTRTMGSTVSACLATPFQIKGVNFSISSACATSAHCIGQAMEQIQLGKQDMVFAGGGEEEHWSQSCLFDAMGALSTQYNETPERASRAYDAKRDGFVIAGGGGMVVVEELEHALKRGAKIYAEIVGYGATSDGYDMVAPSGEGAIRCMQQALSTVDTPIDYLNTHGTSTPVGDVAEIRGVREVFGDKAPAISSTKSLSGHSLGAAGVQEAIYCLLMMEGQFMAGSANIDELDPEVADLPILRETREGAKVDTVMSNSFGFGGTNATLVLRRFNG
- the mddA gene encoding methanethiol S-methyltransferase, which codes for MFNLFKRVSIFGYGVISYLVFLATFIYSIGFVANLPFAPRTLDGDPRLPFWTALGIDVLLLGLFAVQHSLMARPAFKAWWTRWIPEAAERSTYVLFSSLALILLYSFWQPLGGEIWVIENRSGRLVMGAVFGFGWALVLYATLLINHFDLFGLRQVWLQLLGRPYTNLAFKVPGAYKLVRHPLYLGWFLCFWATPTMSAAHLLFAVLTSLYILAAIRLEERDLVRAHPEYAEYRRQVPMLLPRIGSRAKADGGREAA